A region of Oxyura jamaicensis isolate SHBP4307 breed ruddy duck chromosome 9, BPBGC_Ojam_1.0, whole genome shotgun sequence DNA encodes the following proteins:
- the MELTF gene encoding melanotransferrin isoform X1: MPKIFAMKNSRNVFVLLFVHATLCLERVRWCTVSQQELSKCNDMRKAFAGAGILPPLECTEGASAADCTQMIKDYLADAVTLNGRLIYQAGKEHGLKPVVGEVYDQEIGTSYYAVAVVKKGSNITINSLKGITSCHTGINRTAGWNVPVGYLIDSGRLTAMGCDLPKAVSEYFNASCVPGANSVNYPKSLCQLCKGDLSGQNKCQGNSQEQYYDYSGAFRCLAEDAGAVAFVKHSTVPEYTDGKTLSSWAQNLRSQDFQLLCRDGTTADVTEWRTCHLARIPARAVVVRPDTDGTVVFQLLNQGQQRFNGAGTKFQMFDSTAYGAQNLIFRDSTTELVAITSQNYKAWLGDEYLHAMEGLSCDPNTLPESLNWCVVSTEEIWKCGEMATAFRKKNLKPEIQCISAKTKEECMELIQKKESDVVTLGGADIYTAGKTYGLVPAAGESYSADDNSNAYYAVALVKRNPSNAFTISDLKGKKSCHTGLGRTAGWNIPIGMLMKKGIIKPRDCNIPQAVSEFFSASCVPSANQDNYPSKLCQLCIGDDSGNNKCSASSQERYYSYSGAFRCLAQDSGDVAFVKHSTVFENTDGKNTESWARNLKSSDFQLLCRNGARAEVTQFAQCHLAQVPAQAIMVHPDTNIFAVYGLLDKAQDYFGNDSNGNGFKMFDSSTFQGKNLIFKDSAVEIVPVKERRTYKEWLESEYIESLEGMQTPQCSGSGNKLIQQHLLVTTVVSFLILYQLQDLD, from the exons CTCTCTGCCTGGAACGTGTCCGGTGGTGCACTGTCTCCCAGCAAGAACTTTCCAAATGTAATGACATGCGTAAGGCCTTTGCTGGGGCAGGCATCCTTCCCCCTCTAGAATGTACAGAGGGAGCGTCAGCTGCTGACTGTACCCAGATGATCAAG GATTATTTGGCAGATGCAGTGACGCTGAATGGTCGTTTGATTTACCAGGCTGGGAAGGAGCATGGTCTGAAACCTGTGGTTGGGGAAGTATATGATCAAG AGATTGGAACTTCATACTATGCTGTGGCTGTAGTAAAGAAGGGCTCCAATATCACCATCAACAGCTTGAAAGGTATCACTTCATGTCACACAGGCATCAACAGAACTGCTGGCTGGAACGTGCCAGTGGGTTATCTAATTGACAGTGGTCGCCTCACAGCAATGGGATGTGACCTTCCAAAAG cTGTTAGTGAATATTTCAATGCGAGCTGTGTTCCTGGAGCAAATAGTGTAAATTATCCCAAATCCCTCTGTCAGCTCTGCAAAGGGGATTTGTCTGGGCAAAACAAATGCCAAGGAAATTCACAAGAACAATACTATGACTACAGTGGAGCTTTCAG GTGTTTGGCTGAAGATGCAGGAGCAGTTGCTTTTGTGAAGCACAGCACGGTGCCTGAATACACTGATG GAAAAACTCTTTCTTCTTGGGCCCAGAATCTTCGTTCCCAGGACTTCCAGCTTCTGTGCCGCGACGGTACCACGGCTGATGTGACAGAGTGGAGAACCTGCCACCTGGCCCGAATCCCAGCTCGTGCTGTGGTAGTACGGCCTGACACAGATGGGACAGTTGTCTTCCAGCTCCTGAACCAGGGACAA CAAAGATTCAATGGTGCAGGCACGAAGTTTCAGATGTTTGACTCCACAGCCTATGGTGCCCAGAATCTTATATTCAGAGACTCCACCACAGAGCTCGTTGCAATCACATCTCAGAATTACAAGGCATGGTTGGGTGATGAATATCTTCATGCCATGGAAGGCTTGAGCTGTGACCCCAACA CATTGCCAGAAAGCCTGAACTGGTGTGTTGTTTCAACTGAGGAGATTTGGAAATGTGGTGAAATGGCTActgcttttaggaaaaaaaatttgAAACCAGAAATCCAGTGTATTTCAGCCAAGACAAAAGAAGAGTGCATGGAGCTGATCCAG aaaaaggaaagtgatGTTGTAACTCTGGGTGGAGCTGATATTTACACAGCTGGGAAGACATATGGCCTTGTACCAGCTGCTGGAGAAAGTTACTCTG ctgATGACAACAGCAATGCATACTATGCTGTGGCATTAGTGAAACGGAACCCATCCAATGCGTTCACCATCAGTGACCTGAAAGGGAAGAAGTCCTGCCACACAGGACTGGGGAGAACTGCTGGATGGAATATCCCCATTGGTATGCTAATGAAGAAGGGCATTATTAAGCCCAGAGACTGCAATATTCCTCAAG ctgtgagTGAGTTTTTCTCTGCAAGCTGTGTGCCTTCAGCTAATCAGGATAATTACCCATCAAAGCTCTGTCAACTGTGCATTGGAGATGATAGTGGAAACAATAAATGCAGTGCAAGTAGCCAAGAACGTTATTACAGCTACAGTGGAGCCTTCAG GTGCCTGGCACAGGACTCTGGGGATGTGGCCTTTGTGAAGCACTCGACCGTGTTTGAGAACACAGATG GTAAGAACACTGAAAGTTGGGCCCGTAACTTGAAGTCCAGTGATTTCCAGTTACTGTGTCGAAATGGTGCCCGTGCTGAAGTCACCCAGTTCGCTCAGTGTCACCTGGCTCAGGTGCCAGCTCAGGCCATTATGGTTCACCCAGATACCAACATTTTTGCTGTATATGGACTACTGGACAAGGCCCAG GACTATTTTGGAAATGACAGCAATGGAAATGGATTCAAAATGTTTGACTCTTCAACTTTCCAAGGAAAAAACTTGATCTTTAAGGATTCTGCTGTTGAGATCGTGCCCGTAAAAGAGAGGAGGACATACAAAGAGTGGCTGGAGAGTGAATATATTGAGTCCCTTGAAGGGATGCAAACACCACAGTGCTCTGGGTCAGGTAATAAGTTAATACAACAGCACCTACTAGTGACTACTGttgtttccttccttattttatATCAGTTACAAGACTTGGACTAA
- the MELTF gene encoding melanotransferrin isoform X2, which translates to MPKIFAMKNSRNVFVLLFVHATLCLERVRWCTVSQQELSKCNDMRKAFAGAGILPPLECTEGASAADCTQMIKDYLADAVTLNGRLIYQAGKEHGLKPVVGEVYDQEIGTSYYAVAVVKKGSNITINSLKGITSCHTGINRTAGWNVPVGYLIDSGRLTAMGCDLPKAVSEYFNASCVPGANSVNYPKSLCQLCKGDLSGQNKCQGNSQEQYYDYSGAFRCLAEDAGAVAFVKHSTVPEYTDGKTLSSWAQNLRSQDFQLLCRDGTTADVTEWRTCHLARIPARAVVVRPDTDGTVVFQLLNQGQQRFNGAGTKFQMFDSTAYGAQNLIFRDSTTELVAITSQNYKAWLGDEYLHAMEGLSCDPNTLPESLNWCVVSTEEIWKCGEMATAFRKKNLKPEIQCISAKTKEECMELIQKKESDVVTLGGADIYTAGKTYGLVPAAGESYSADDNSNAYYAVALVKRNPSNAFTISDLKGKKSCHTGLGRTAGWNIPIGMLMKKGIIKPRDCNIPQAVSEFFSASCVPSANQDNYPSKLCQLCIGDDSGNNKCSASSQERYYSYSGAFRCLAQDSGDVAFVKHSTVFENTDGKNTESWARNLKSSDFQLLCRNGARAEVTQFAQCHLAQVPAQAIMVHPDTNIFAVYGLLDKAQDYFGNDSNGNGFKMFDSSTFQGKNLIFKDSAVEIVPVKERRTYKEWLESEYIESLEGMQTPQCSGSAAITTKVAVLLAGSLLLTTATTS; encoded by the exons CTCTCTGCCTGGAACGTGTCCGGTGGTGCACTGTCTCCCAGCAAGAACTTTCCAAATGTAATGACATGCGTAAGGCCTTTGCTGGGGCAGGCATCCTTCCCCCTCTAGAATGTACAGAGGGAGCGTCAGCTGCTGACTGTACCCAGATGATCAAG GATTATTTGGCAGATGCAGTGACGCTGAATGGTCGTTTGATTTACCAGGCTGGGAAGGAGCATGGTCTGAAACCTGTGGTTGGGGAAGTATATGATCAAG AGATTGGAACTTCATACTATGCTGTGGCTGTAGTAAAGAAGGGCTCCAATATCACCATCAACAGCTTGAAAGGTATCACTTCATGTCACACAGGCATCAACAGAACTGCTGGCTGGAACGTGCCAGTGGGTTATCTAATTGACAGTGGTCGCCTCACAGCAATGGGATGTGACCTTCCAAAAG cTGTTAGTGAATATTTCAATGCGAGCTGTGTTCCTGGAGCAAATAGTGTAAATTATCCCAAATCCCTCTGTCAGCTCTGCAAAGGGGATTTGTCTGGGCAAAACAAATGCCAAGGAAATTCACAAGAACAATACTATGACTACAGTGGAGCTTTCAG GTGTTTGGCTGAAGATGCAGGAGCAGTTGCTTTTGTGAAGCACAGCACGGTGCCTGAATACACTGATG GAAAAACTCTTTCTTCTTGGGCCCAGAATCTTCGTTCCCAGGACTTCCAGCTTCTGTGCCGCGACGGTACCACGGCTGATGTGACAGAGTGGAGAACCTGCCACCTGGCCCGAATCCCAGCTCGTGCTGTGGTAGTACGGCCTGACACAGATGGGACAGTTGTCTTCCAGCTCCTGAACCAGGGACAA CAAAGATTCAATGGTGCAGGCACGAAGTTTCAGATGTTTGACTCCACAGCCTATGGTGCCCAGAATCTTATATTCAGAGACTCCACCACAGAGCTCGTTGCAATCACATCTCAGAATTACAAGGCATGGTTGGGTGATGAATATCTTCATGCCATGGAAGGCTTGAGCTGTGACCCCAACA CATTGCCAGAAAGCCTGAACTGGTGTGTTGTTTCAACTGAGGAGATTTGGAAATGTGGTGAAATGGCTActgcttttaggaaaaaaaatttgAAACCAGAAATCCAGTGTATTTCAGCCAAGACAAAAGAAGAGTGCATGGAGCTGATCCAG aaaaaggaaagtgatGTTGTAACTCTGGGTGGAGCTGATATTTACACAGCTGGGAAGACATATGGCCTTGTACCAGCTGCTGGAGAAAGTTACTCTG ctgATGACAACAGCAATGCATACTATGCTGTGGCATTAGTGAAACGGAACCCATCCAATGCGTTCACCATCAGTGACCTGAAAGGGAAGAAGTCCTGCCACACAGGACTGGGGAGAACTGCTGGATGGAATATCCCCATTGGTATGCTAATGAAGAAGGGCATTATTAAGCCCAGAGACTGCAATATTCCTCAAG ctgtgagTGAGTTTTTCTCTGCAAGCTGTGTGCCTTCAGCTAATCAGGATAATTACCCATCAAAGCTCTGTCAACTGTGCATTGGAGATGATAGTGGAAACAATAAATGCAGTGCAAGTAGCCAAGAACGTTATTACAGCTACAGTGGAGCCTTCAG GTGCCTGGCACAGGACTCTGGGGATGTGGCCTTTGTGAAGCACTCGACCGTGTTTGAGAACACAGATG GTAAGAACACTGAAAGTTGGGCCCGTAACTTGAAGTCCAGTGATTTCCAGTTACTGTGTCGAAATGGTGCCCGTGCTGAAGTCACCCAGTTCGCTCAGTGTCACCTGGCTCAGGTGCCAGCTCAGGCCATTATGGTTCACCCAGATACCAACATTTTTGCTGTATATGGACTACTGGACAAGGCCCAG GACTATTTTGGAAATGACAGCAATGGAAATGGATTCAAAATGTTTGACTCTTCAACTTTCCAAGGAAAAAACTTGATCTTTAAGGATTCTGCTGTTGAGATCGTGCCCGTAAAAGAGAGGAGGACATACAAAGAGTGGCTGGAGAGTGAATATATTGAGTCCCTTGAAGGGATGCAAACACCACAGTGCTCTGGGTCAG CTGCAATAACAACAAAggttgctgtgctgctggcaggcagcctCCTCCTGACTACAGCTACCACCTCATGA